The Vanacampus margaritifer isolate UIUO_Vmar unplaced genomic scaffold, RoL_Vmar_1.0 HiC_scaffold_42, whole genome shotgun sequence genome has a segment encoding these proteins:
- the LOC144040865 gene encoding NXPE family member 3-like isoform X1: MQDSGSRRKSWKYHTVSPPYKVQNRNQSSNPFKNLPTFPHQRTFCPHLYQPLSTEEELEERNLLDSIAWPRPPSGSEPLNLSQTSDLAHSLFTIVTSQNNHSWYVGDQLEVQIHLHDFKGQPKRYGGDLLLARLHSPKYKAGVAREVLDHKNGLYSARFPLLWEGSAQVEVMMVHSNEAIAVLQRLREKRPDRVYFSSIFHQGEQSEKMGCNLCLPQDKGPLCNYTDLHTGDAWYCYKPKMLSCDTRNNHFMESPLKNIITNKEALLFQKGVNLKYPIHASTSDTIVVLPSKKGTVDLQNYNSHFWGMAISHHIVSAINVENGSKIPDPVKLATSGYYYQDIWRPLGGVTERQVDGLSITQCLANKLVYLYGDSTMRQWFEYLVTVLPGMKEFKQESTIKVGPFMALDSTHNILLKYHFHGPPIVSKANAVAHKIRYIANELDGLTGGPNTVVALSLWAHFSPFPVEVYIHRLRHIRKAVVRLLNRAPGTAVVVRTPNPRALDQELSLIFSDWFALQLDVVLRAMFKDLNVMLVDAWQMCVAHYQPHNVHPPRVIVRNMVDMMLSHVCRDGTTTDA; the protein is encoded by the exons atgcaggatagtggcTCCCGACGAaag AGTTGGAAGTACCACACAGTGTCACCACCGTACAAGGTCCAGAACCGGAACCAATCATCAAATCCATTTAAAAACCTCCCAACATTTCCCCACCAGCGCACCTTCTGTCCTCATCTGTACCAGCCACTGTCCACTGAAGAAGAGCTTGAGGAACGCAACCTGTTGGACTCCATCGCCTGGCCCCGGCCGCCCTCTGGCTCCGAACCACTCAACCTGTCCCAGACGAGTGACCTGGCCCACAGCCTGTTCACCATCGTAACCTCCCAAAACAACCACAGTTGGTACGTGGGCGACCAGCTGGAAGTGCAGATCCACCTGCACGACTTCAAAGGCCAACCCAAGCGCTACGGCGGCGATTTGCTGTTGGCTCGGTTGCACTCCCCAAAATACAAAGCGGGCGTGGCCCGGGAGGTGCTGGACCACAAGAACGGACTTTATTCCGCTCGATTCCCGCTTCTGTGGGAGGGCTCTGCTCAGGTCGAGGTCATGATGGTACACTCGAACGAGGCCATCGCCGTGCTGCAGCGATTGAGGGAGAAACGGCCCGATCGAGTGTACTTCTCCAGCATCTTTCACCAAGGAGAGCAGTCTGAGAAGATGGGGTGCAACCTGTGCCTGCCGCAAGACAAGGGGCCACTGTGTAACTACACGGACCTTCACACTGGTGATGCTTGGTATTGCTACAAGCCCAAAATGCTCAGCTGTGACACCAGAAACAACCACTTCATGGAAAGCCCCCTCAAAAACATCATCACCAACAAGGAGGCTTTGCTCTTTCAGAA AGGCGTGAACCTTAAATATCCCATCCATGCTTCCACATCGGACACCATCGTCGTGCTGCCTTCAAAGAAAGGTACTGTTGACCTACAGAATTATAACTCTCACTTTTGGGGGATGGCGATTAGTCACCACATTGTGTCTGCCATCAATGTAGAAAATGGCAGTAAAATACCGGATCCCGTGAAGCTGGCAACATCTGGATACTACTACCAGGATATTTGGAGGCCGTTGGGTGGCGTGACCGAGCGCCAGGTTGATGGGCTGTCCATCACTCAGTGCTTGGCCAACAAGTTGGTCTACTTGTACGGCGACTCCACCATGCGCCAGTGGTTCGAGTACCTCGTCACTGTTCTTCCAG GAATGAAGGAATTCAAACAGGAGAGTACAATAAAGGTGGGGCCCTTCATGGCGCTGGACAGCACCCACAACATTCTGCTCAAGTACCACTTCCACGGCCCGCCCATCGTCTCCAAGGCCAATGCTGTGGCACACAAGATACGCTACATCGCCAACGAGCTGGACGGCCTGACCGGCGGTCCCAACACGGTTGTGGCGCTCAGCCTCTGGGCTCACTTCAGTCCGTTCCCTGTGGAGGTGTACATACACCGCCTCCGGCATATCCGCAAGGCGGTGGTGCGACTGCTGAACCGGGCCCCAGGGACGGCGGTTGTGGTCCGCACGCCCAACCCTAGGGCACTGGATCAGGAGCTCAGCCTGATCTTCAGCGACTGGTTTGCGCTGCAACTGGACGTCGTGCTGCGTGCCATGTTCAAGGATCTCAACGTTATGCTGGTGGACGCCTGGCAGATGTGCGTGGCGCATTACCAGCCTCACAACGTCCACCCACCTCGGGTCATTGTCAGAAATATGGTAGACATGATGTTGTCCCACGTTTGTCGTGATGGGACCACGACCGATGCATGA
- the LOC144040866 gene encoding alpha-2,8-sialyltransferase 8E-like, with the protein MIRRRRNLVFSFIFFLIIIVMIGRVYYRSKVSLPKQIPPDPAADVCSNLSSCTHGVEMAIITQENTPVGTVIHYLDDWMLTVTPDIFKTFVKKHPFSTEMYDKCAVVGSGGILIDSGCGETIDSAQFVIRCNLPPLNHVYAKDVGFKTDLVTANLDVFERRYESLSGLGPQQKLVEAVQIYGKALMLLHTFSYRSYTQVSMRAARTLKDFKSPIRAISFNPNYVRNVSRFWAAKGLAGYQPTTGILMASLALELCSEVHLYGFWPFDKHPDGHTLTKHYYNDLKHLAVHDMPIEFGLLSRLDKQGVLRLHTEACPAKERV; encoded by the exons ATGATTAGGAGACGCAGGAACTTGGTGTTCTCCTTCATTTTCTTCctgatcatcatcgtcatgatTGGGCGTGTTTACTACAGGAG CAAAGTCTCTCTTCCAAAACAAATCCCACCTGATCCAGCTGCAGACGTCTG CTCCAACCTGAGCAGCTGTACTCACGGGGTCGAGATGGCCATCATCACACAGGAAAACACACCTGTGGGAACCGTGATTCACTACTTAGACGACTGGATGCTGACCGTGACGCCAGATATCTTCAAAACCTTTGTGAAG AAGCATCCGTTCTCCACGGAGATGTACGACAAGTGCGCCGTGGTCGGCAGCGGCGGCATCCTGATCGACAGCGGCTGCGGAGAAACGATTGACTCGGCTCAGTTTGTGATCAGGTGCAATCTACCACCGCTGAACCACGTGTACGCCAAAGACGTAGGCTTCAAGACGGACCTCGTCACGGCCAACCTTGACGTCTTCGAACGCAG GTACGAGTCTCTGTCGGGCTTGGGACCACAGCAGAAACTTGTAGAAGCAGTCCAGATCTACGGGAAGGCCCTGATGCTCCTTCACACCTTCTCCTACCGCTCTTACACACAAGTGTCAATGCGGGCGGCTCGCACCCTAAAAGACTTCAAAAGCCCCATTCGTGCCATCTCATTCAACCCCAACTACGTGCGCAATGTGTCGCGGTTCTGGGCCGCCAAAGGCCTCGCCGGCTATCAGCCCACCACGGGCATATTAATGGCCAGCCTGGCTCTGGAGCTGTGCTCCGAAGTTCACCTGTACGGCTTCTGGCCCTTTGACAAACACCCGGACGGACACACTCTCACCAAGCACTACTACAACGATCTCAAGCACTTAGCCGTGCATGATATGCCCATAGAGTTTGGACTGTTGTCCAGGCTGGACAAGCAGGGCGTGCTTAGGCTTCACACTGAGGCTTGTCCAGCCAAGGAAAGGGTGTga
- the LOC144040865 gene encoding NXPE family member 3-like isoform X2: MQDSGSRRKSWKYHTVSPPYKVQNRNQSSNPFKNLPTFPHQRTFCPHLYQPLSTEEELEERNLLDSIAWPRPPSGSEPLNLSQTSDLAHSLFTIVTSQNNHSWYVGDQLEVQIHLHDFKGQPKRYGGDLLLARLHSPKYKAGVAREVLDHKNGLYSARFPLLWEGSAQVEVMMVHSNEAIAVLQRLREKRPDRVYFSSIFHQGEQSEKMGCNLCLPQDKGPLCNYTDLHTGDAWYCYKPKMLSCDTRNNHFMESPLKNIITNKEALLFQKGVNLKYPIHASTSDTIVVLPSKKENGSKIPDPVKLATSGYYYQDIWRPLGGVTERQVDGLSITQCLANKLVYLYGDSTMRQWFEYLVTVLPGMKEFKQESTIKVGPFMALDSTHNILLKYHFHGPPIVSKANAVAHKIRYIANELDGLTGGPNTVVALSLWAHFSPFPVEVYIHRLRHIRKAVVRLLNRAPGTAVVVRTPNPRALDQELSLIFSDWFALQLDVVLRAMFKDLNVMLVDAWQMCVAHYQPHNVHPPRVIVRNMVDMMLSHVCRDGTTTDA; the protein is encoded by the exons atgcaggatagtggcTCCCGACGAaag AGTTGGAAGTACCACACAGTGTCACCACCGTACAAGGTCCAGAACCGGAACCAATCATCAAATCCATTTAAAAACCTCCCAACATTTCCCCACCAGCGCACCTTCTGTCCTCATCTGTACCAGCCACTGTCCACTGAAGAAGAGCTTGAGGAACGCAACCTGTTGGACTCCATCGCCTGGCCCCGGCCGCCCTCTGGCTCCGAACCACTCAACCTGTCCCAGACGAGTGACCTGGCCCACAGCCTGTTCACCATCGTAACCTCCCAAAACAACCACAGTTGGTACGTGGGCGACCAGCTGGAAGTGCAGATCCACCTGCACGACTTCAAAGGCCAACCCAAGCGCTACGGCGGCGATTTGCTGTTGGCTCGGTTGCACTCCCCAAAATACAAAGCGGGCGTGGCCCGGGAGGTGCTGGACCACAAGAACGGACTTTATTCCGCTCGATTCCCGCTTCTGTGGGAGGGCTCTGCTCAGGTCGAGGTCATGATGGTACACTCGAACGAGGCCATCGCCGTGCTGCAGCGATTGAGGGAGAAACGGCCCGATCGAGTGTACTTCTCCAGCATCTTTCACCAAGGAGAGCAGTCTGAGAAGATGGGGTGCAACCTGTGCCTGCCGCAAGACAAGGGGCCACTGTGTAACTACACGGACCTTCACACTGGTGATGCTTGGTATTGCTACAAGCCCAAAATGCTCAGCTGTGACACCAGAAACAACCACTTCATGGAAAGCCCCCTCAAAAACATCATCACCAACAAGGAGGCTTTGCTCTTTCAGAA AGGCGTGAACCTTAAATATCCCATCCATGCTTCCACATCGGACACCATCGTCGTGCTGCCTTCAAAGAAAG AAAATGGCAGTAAAATACCGGATCCCGTGAAGCTGGCAACATCTGGATACTACTACCAGGATATTTGGAGGCCGTTGGGTGGCGTGACCGAGCGCCAGGTTGATGGGCTGTCCATCACTCAGTGCTTGGCCAACAAGTTGGTCTACTTGTACGGCGACTCCACCATGCGCCAGTGGTTCGAGTACCTCGTCACTGTTCTTCCAG GAATGAAGGAATTCAAACAGGAGAGTACAATAAAGGTGGGGCCCTTCATGGCGCTGGACAGCACCCACAACATTCTGCTCAAGTACCACTTCCACGGCCCGCCCATCGTCTCCAAGGCCAATGCTGTGGCACACAAGATACGCTACATCGCCAACGAGCTGGACGGCCTGACCGGCGGTCCCAACACGGTTGTGGCGCTCAGCCTCTGGGCTCACTTCAGTCCGTTCCCTGTGGAGGTGTACATACACCGCCTCCGGCATATCCGCAAGGCGGTGGTGCGACTGCTGAACCGGGCCCCAGGGACGGCGGTTGTGGTCCGCACGCCCAACCCTAGGGCACTGGATCAGGAGCTCAGCCTGATCTTCAGCGACTGGTTTGCGCTGCAACTGGACGTCGTGCTGCGTGCCATGTTCAAGGATCTCAACGTTATGCTGGTGGACGCCTGGCAGATGTGCGTGGCGCATTACCAGCCTCACAACGTCCACCCACCTCGGGTCATTGTCAGAAATATGGTAGACATGATGTTGTCCCACGTTTGTCGTGATGGGACCACGACCGATGCATGA
- the LOC144040873 gene encoding uncharacterized protein LOC144040873: MRIHAVTFLVTFVLWWTCSVLSQCPTNWRRYKEHCYYFSNDYQSWQRALHSCYSKGGLLASIWDRNEQNWVRSQFPRNAIWIGLWRAYQYNSEWKWVDGTLYFQVVSQWGPGPLHEKPSSGYCTVITQSGWYTKDCDRYLAYICKRPVDETPSLACPKCPDLTCPALPNLTCPALPKCPDLTCPALPNLTCPALPTSHPPHYPLTSTTAPPTNREPEICTSSASGMACSSHNVTCSCMLPVLANSKGGFRGALDDGLSVNRSIVIRGRAYPKAETLIVNLLGRDLHPDDDATALHLRFNFESRTVVLNSRVDGSWGEKRQENFPEQRPFGPGLDFKIVIWCDADTFRLTFNDIHQMDHKYQIQDLRSIKWLEVWSALLTSIQLM; the protein is encoded by the exons ATGAGGATTCATGCAGTGACTTTCCTTGTTACCTTTGTCCTTTGGTGGACTTGTTCAG tGCTCTCCCAATGTCCGACCAACTGGCGGCGCTACAAGGAACACTGTTACTATTTCTCAAACGACTATCAGAGTTGGCAAAGAGCTCTACACAGCTGTTACTCCAAGGGAGGCCTCCTGGCCAGCATTTGGGACAGAAATGAGCAG AACTGGGTGCGTTCACAATTTCCCAGGAACGCTATCTGGATCGGCCTGTGGCGTGCTTATCAGTATAACTCAGAGTGGAAGTGGGTTGATGGAACGCTTTACTTTCAAGTAGTGTC GCAATGGGGTCCTGGTCCGCTGCACGAAAAACCTAGTAGCGGATACTGCACTGTGATAACGCAAAGTGGTTGGTACACCAAGGACTGCGACAGGTACCTGGCCTACATCTGCAAGCGCCCTGTGG ACGAGACCCCATCCCTTGCCTGTCCGAAATGTCCTGATCTTACATGCCCCGCTCTTCCTAATCTTACCTGTCCCGCCCTCCCGAAATGTCCTGATCTTACATGCCCCGCTCTTCCTAATCTTACCTGTCCCGCCCTCCCCACCTCCCACCCTCCCCACTACCCACTGACGTCGACCACCGCTCCGCCGACCAATCGGGAGCCCGAGATCTGCACGAGCTCGGCCAGTGGGATGGCGTGTTCCTCTCACAATGTCACATGCTCGTGCATGCTCCCCGTGCTTGCCAACTCG AAAGGCGGATTCAGAGGTGCGCTCGATGACGGTCTCAGCGTGAACCGCAGCATAGTCATCAGAGGACGAGCCTATCCCAAAGCAGAGAC GCTCATCGTCAACCTGCTGGGGCGCGACCTCCACCCCGATGACGACGCGACGGCGCTGCACCTGAGGTTCAACTTTGAAAGCAGAACCGTCGTGCTCAACTCCAGGGTGGACGGCTCGTGGGGTGAAAAGAGGCAGGAGAACTTTCCAGAGCAACGGCCCTTTGGACCCGGACTCGACTTCAAG ATTGTCATCTGGTGTGACGCCGACACTTTTCGCCTGACCTTTAACGACATCCACCAGATGGATCACAAATATCAAATTCAAGACCTGCGAAGCATCAAGTGGTTGGAGGTGTGGTCTGCGTTGCTGACTAGTATCCAGCTGATGTGA